Part of the Syntrophorhabdales bacterium genome is shown below.
GAGACCGTCACTCCGCCGGCGTTGGCCAGAATGTCTGGTACTATGAAGACGCCGCGGTCGAAGAGCAGGGCATCGGCCTCGGGCGTTGTCGGCCCGTTGGCTCCCTCCACAATCATCCGGCAGCGCAGTCTTGCAGCGTTATATTCCGTGATCTGGCTTTCCAATGCTGCGGGCACCAGCACGTCGCACTCCAGTTCGAGCAACTCTTCATTGCTTACCTCATCGGATTCCGTCTCGCCGCCGATGAAGCACTGATAACGGTTCTTGCAATCAAGAGCTTTATCTATATCAAGGCCGCGGGGATTATAGAGGCCTCCCCTGGAATCGGAAATGGCGATGACCCTGCCCCCGGCCTGACGAAAATATTTTGCCGCGATCCCGCCCACGTTGCCTGCTCCCTGAATAACCACACGGGCGTTCTCCAACGGCATGCCCAGATGTTTTGCCGCCTCTAATGCCGTAATGAAGACGCCCCTGCCTGTCGCCTCATAGCGGCCCAACGATCCGCCCAACTCCAGCGGCTTACCGGTGACGACACCGGGAACCGAATAGCCTTTCCTGATGCTGTACGTGTCCATGATCCACGCCATTACCTGAGGGTTAGTATAGACGTCGGGCGCCGGGATATCGCTCTCCGGACCAATAAATGGCGATATTTCCCAGGTGAAGCGTCGGGTCATATTTTCAAGTTCCCGGAGCGACATTTCTTTGGGATTGCACTGGATACCCCCTTTGGCGCCACCAAAGGGAATATTGACGACCGCTGCTTTCCACGTCATCCACATAGCGAGCGCCCGCACCTCGTCGGGATCAACGTCGGGATGATAGCGAAGCCCGCCTTTAAAGGGACCCCGTGCATCATCGTGCTGGATCCGATAGCCGGTATATATGCGGACGCTGCCGTCATCCATCTTTACGGGAAAGTGGACGACGATTTCCCGTTTCGTATGTTTGATCTTCTGCAGTATCGCATTATCGAGGTGCGGCATGCGCGCTGCTGCAGTTTCCACCTGCTTTATGGCCATCGCTGCGGGATTGATCCTTCGCTCTGCACTCTCCATCGTTGCCCCCTTCCCCAGAGTCTCTTCAGCCGGTCATTTCTTTTCGTAACTTAGAGAGAATCGCAAAATGTGTTCTCTCTTCCTCGATGATAGTATCCATGACATCGACATGCCTGGCCCCTGTAAACTTCTTCATCTCCTGGTAATAGAGGATCGAGTCAAGCTCCCTCTGGATGGCGAAATCGAGCGCTCCCGCAACGGTACTTGCCTTTGCCAGTTGCCCGATTTGCGGATGATCTTTGAATATGGCTTTCCCATCTATGAAGTCTTTCAGATATGCGAAATACTCTCCTTCATAGCTCTCAGGCGGCTGATAGTCGCCGAGACCCGATAAAAGTTTTTCGAAGGTCTTCCTGTGTCCGATCTCTTCTTGCGCCAGCCTCTCAAATAATTCCCTTACGGGTTTGCTGGTGATGATCTCTGCTGC
Proteins encoded:
- a CDS encoding Glu/Leu/Phe/Val dehydrogenase; this translates as MESAERRINPAAMAIKQVETAAARMPHLDNAILQKIKHTKREIVVHFPVKMDDGSVRIYTGYRIQHDDARGPFKGGLRYHPDVDPDEVRALAMWMTWKAAVVNIPFGGAKGGIQCNPKEMSLRELENMTRRFTWEISPFIGPESDIPAPDVYTNPQVMAWIMDTYSIRKGYSVPGVVTGKPLELGGSLGRYEATGRGVFITALEAAKHLGMPLENARVVIQGAGNVGGIAAKYFRQAGGRVIAISDSRGGLYNPRGLDIDKALDCKNRYQCFIGGETESDEVSNEELLELECDVLVPAALESQITEYNAARLRCRMIVEGANGPTTPEADALLFDRGVFIVPDILANAGGVTVSYFEWVQNLQELLWTEDEIAERLTRILVRSFSEVLAISQKEKTDMRTAALMLGIGRVAEAVKLRGIFP
- a CDS encoding ferritin family protein produces the protein MTIHDVINFAIRIEENGERFYREAAEIITSKPVRELFERLAQEEIGHRKTFEKLLSGLGDYQPPESYEGEYFAYLKDFIDGKAIFKDHPQIGQLAKASTVAGALDFAIQRELDSILYYQEMKKFTGARHVDVMDTIIEEERTHFAILSKLRKEMTG